The following proteins come from a genomic window of Lolium rigidum isolate FL_2022 chromosome 5, APGP_CSIRO_Lrig_0.1, whole genome shotgun sequence:
- the LOC124654762 gene encoding UDP-N-acetylglucosamine--N-acetylmuramyl-(pentapeptide) pyrophosphoryl-undecaprenol N-acetylglucosamine transferase: MVATSPRLLVRGLPGTQTTKTPVCISIPAQSRRARFRRCHLSRSRDPAPVSEDPQAPPDSLRVAFACGGAGGHVYSAFALADELHASLPHSRSLFLGGPAPSLESSTAAASSYAFATVPPCLPRALLAAALHLHRFRPHVLVATGGPPSLPSCLAALLLGLPFVIQDQDAGPAPATRLLAPVAQRVFLAFNAPVRLLPKRKCAVYGNPVRMAIRNYLRVSKAAAMARFFPRAGPGCEDGAEVVLFLAGTLGSPEINVAVLNMYYEMLTKRKNRYLIWQTGPEDFCEMESLVRGHHRRLFLTPFLHEMDMAYAATDVVVSRAGSVACTEILVTGKPAILIPLPTIVDDHQTKNAYIMADVMGAKVITEDELDSSSLTRIIDEVFGDEKLMAEMSQKALNAARPNSSADIIRHICSLIGPTNPT; this comes from the exons ATGGTGGCGACCTCGCCCCGACTCCTCGTTCGCGGTCTTCCCGGCACACAGACCACAAAAACGCCCGTCTGCATCTCTATCCCGGCACAAAGCCGCCGTGCCCGCTTCCGCCGCTGCCACCTCTCCCGTTCCAGGGACCCCGCCCCCGTCTCGGAGGATCCCCAAGCTCCCCCCGACTCCCTCCGCGTCGCCttcgcgtgcggcggcgcggggggccacGTCTACTCCGCGTTCGCGCTCGCCGACGAGCTCCACGCCTCGCTCCCGCACTCCCGCTCCCTCTTCCTCGGCGGCCCCGCCCCGTCTCTCgagtcctccaccgccgccgcctcctcctacgCATTCGCCACAGTCCCTCCCTGCCTCCCCCGCGCGCTCCTCGCCGCGGCGCTGCACCTCCACCGCTTCCGCCCCCACGTCCTCGTCGCCACGGGGGGTCCCCCCTCACTCCCCAGCTGCCTCGCCGCGCTCCTCCTGGGGCTCCCCTTCGTGATCCAGGACCAGGACGCCGGCCCCGCTCCCGCCACCCGCCTCCTGGCCCCCGTCGCCCAACGCGTCTTCCTCGCCTTCAACGCGCCCGTCCGGCTCCTCCCCAAGCGCAAGTGCGCCGTCTACGGGAACCCGGTGCGCATGGCCATCCGCAACTACCTCCGGGTGTCCAAGGCCGCCGCCATGGCGCGCTTCTTCCCCAGGGCGGGGCCGGGGTGCGAGGACGGGGCGGAGGTCGTGCTATTTCTCGCCGGGACGCTGGGATCGCCGGAGATCAATGTGGCTGTGCTTAACATGTACTACGAAATGCTGACGAAAAGGAAAAATAGGTATCTTATATGGCAGACCGGGCCAGAGGATTTCTGCGAGATGGAGAGCCTCGTCAGGGGCCATCATCGCCGGCTGTTTCTCACCCC gTTCTTGCATGAAATGGACATGGCATATGCGGCTACTGATGTTGTAGTTTCTAGAGCTGGCTCTGTGGCTTGCACTGAAATATTGGTCACTGGGAAACCGGCAATTCTG ATACCTTTACCAACAATTGTGGATGACCATCAGACGAAAAATGCATATATCATGGCTGATGTCATGGGAGCAAAGGTCATaacagaagatgaacttgattCAAGTAGTCTAACACGCATAATTGATGAAGTTTTTG GTGATGAGAAGTTGATGGCAGAGATGTCTCAGAAGGCACTAAATGCAGCTCGACCAAATTCTTCGGCTGATATTATTCGTCACATCTGTTCGCTGATTGGTCCAACCAACCCTACATAA